One Castanea sativa cultivar Marrone di Chiusa Pesio chromosome 4, ASM4071231v1 DNA window includes the following coding sequences:
- the LOC142631862 gene encoding protein NUCLEAR FUSION DEFECTIVE 4-like — protein MDVLKVETKWFSTIASIWIQCTSGSLYTFSIYSSVLKSTQAYDQSTLDTVSVFKDIGANAGILSGLLYSSATTANHRRRTGPWLVHLAGAVQCFLGYFLMWASVVGLIPRPPMAAMCLFMLVAAHAQSFFNTANVVTGVRNFPNYSGTIVGIMKGFLGLSGAILIQVYETIFTNKPTSYLLMLALLPTINTLLLMWFVRINNTNEGDEKKHLDSFSLIALVIAAYLMAIIILEHIFSFQFAIRVITFVLLMLLLASPLCIAIRAHQRDSDRISQTLIIERDQLTDDPNQLVAEKIYARQDSAGYRHLPRSTDQEMDNNDRRTLQEEQNLNLLQAMRTVDFWILFLAMACGMGSGLAAVNNISQIGGSLGYTSFETSTLVSLWSIWNFLGRFGAGYVSDYFLHSRGCARPLFMVITLAIMSIGHLVIASGLPGALYAGSVVVGVCYGSQWSLMPTITSEIFGVVHMGTIFNTITIASPVGSYIFSVRVVGYIYDKEASAAGKTCTGTQCFMLSFLIMASATLLGSLAALGLYFRTKSFYNQVILRRLMHSLRG, from the exons ATGGATGTGCTCAAGGTCGAAACCAAATGGTTCTCCACCATAGCCAGCATATGGATCCAATGCACAAGCGGCTCTCTGTACACCTTCTCCATCTACTCCTCAGTTCTGAAATCAACCCAAGCCTACGACCAATCCACGCTCGACACCGTGTCTGTCTTCAAAGACATAGGCGCCAACGCCGGCATCCTCTCCGGACTCCTCTACTCCTCCGCCACAACAGCTAATCACCGCCGCCGTACTGGGCCGTGGCTGGTCCACCTGGCAGGCGCGGTTCAATGCTTTTTGGGGTATTTCCTGATGTGGGCCTCCGTTGTTGGGCTGATTCCTCGGCCTCCCATGGCGGCCATGTGCTTGTTCATGTTGGTGGCGGCTCACGCGCAGAGCTTCTTCAACACTGCTAATGTGGTCACTGGGGTTAGGAACTTCCCTAATTATAGTGGCACTATTGTTGGCATTATGAAG GGTTTTCTTGGTTTAAGTGGAGCAATTTTAATTCAAGTATATGAGACAATATTCACCAACAAGCCTACATCCTATCTTCTGATGCTGGCACTGTTGCCTACTATTAATACTTTGTTGCTCATGTGGTTTGTGAGAATCAACAACACCAATGAAGGAGATGAAAAGAAACACTTAGATTCTTTCTCATTGATTGCACTGGTCATTGCTGCTTATCTTATGGCCATTATAATATTAGAgcacattttttcttttcaatttgcTATACGTGTCATCACATTTGTGCTGCTCATGCTGCTGCTTGCCTCACCTCTTTGCATAGCAATTAGAGCCCATCAAAGAGATTCTGATAGGATTTCACAGACTCTCATTATTGAGAGGGACCAACTAACAGATGATCCCAACCAGCTGGTTGCGGAGAAGATATATGCAAGACAAGATTCTGCTGGGTATCGCCATTTGCCCAGAAGTACTGATCAAGAGATGGATAATAATGATAGAAGGACTTTACAGGAAGAACAAAATCTCAATCTGTTGCAAGCTATGCGCACTGTAGACTTCTGGATTTTATTTCTTGCCATGGCTTGTGGTATGGGCTCAGGACTTGCTGCAGTGAATAACATCAGCCAGATAGGAGGATCTCTTGGATACACCAGCTTTGAGACAAGTACTTTGGTTTCTTTGTGGAGCATTTGGAATTTTCTTGGCCGTTTTGGAGCTGGCTACGTATCAGATTATTTTTTGCACTCAAGAGGATGTGCAAGGCCATTGTTCATGGTCATCACGCTAGCAATCATGAGTATTGGTCATTTGGTGATTGCTTCTGGTTTGCCTGGTGCTCTATATGCTGGTTCAGTAGTGGTGGGTGTTTGTTATGGTTCTCAATGGTCACTAATGCCCACTATCACTTCTGAGATATTTGGCGTGGTTCATATGGGTACCATATTCAATACAATTACCATAGCAAGTCCTGTTGGATCTTATATATTTTCTGTGAGAGTTGTTGGTTATATATATGACAAAGAAGCATCTGCAGCTGGCAAAACGTGCACAGGAACTCAATGCTTCATGTTATCTTTTCTTATCATGGCATCTGCTACTCTTTTGGGGTCTCTTGCTGCCTTGGGGTTGTACTTTCGGACAAAAAGTTTCTATAATCAGGTTATACTCAGAAGACTAATGCATTCTTTGAGGGGATGA